From Variovorax sp. J2L1-78, the proteins below share one genomic window:
- the bglX gene encoding beta-glucosidase BglX codes for MSHLLALAAGLASPLAFAQHDPSALANKGTFIADMVGKMTLDEKIGQLRLISIGPEMPIAQLADEITAGRVGGTFNSVNRPHNRLLQDAAMKGRLKIPMFFAYDVIHGHRTTFPIGLGLASSWDMEAVKLMASTAAKEAAGDSVDMTFAPMVDIARDPRWGRTSEGFGEDPYLVSEIAKATVTGFQGTRPVPADRIMASVKHFALYGAVEGGRDYNTVDMSPMRMYNEYLPPYRAAIDAGAGGVMVALNSINGVPATSNTWLMQDLLRKDWGFKGVSVSDHGAIVELMRHGVAKDEREAAKLAIKNGIDLSMADSVYLKELPALVQSGDVAMREIDNAVREVLGAKYDMGLFHNPYLRIGVAKDDPADLDAESRLHRAAAREVARKSMVLLENRNRTLPLAKSKTIALVGPLADAPIDMLGSWSAAGNSKNAVTLRTGLNTAVGTQGRVLYARGANITNDEGIVKYLNFLNWDTPEVTQDKRTPAAMIDEAVAAARQSDVIVAAVGEARGMSHESSSRTNLDLPQSQRDLITALKATGKPLVLVLMNGRPLALQREQQEADAILETWYTGMEGGHAIADVLFGDYNPSGKLPISFPRSVGQIPTYYNHARLGRPFTEGKPGNYTSQYFEEVTGPLYPFGYGLSYTDFALSDVVLSGATMGRGGKVEAAVTVKNMGQRAGETVVQLYIQDVAASVVRPVKELKDFRKVALQPGEEKVVRFTIDESKLKFFNAQLQHVAEPGAFNVQIGLDSQAVKQTSFELR; via the coding sequence ATGTCGCATCTGCTGGCCCTCGCGGCCGGCCTGGCCAGCCCGCTGGCCTTCGCCCAGCATGATCCCTCCGCGCTGGCCAACAAGGGCACGTTCATCGCCGACATGGTCGGGAAGATGACCCTCGACGAGAAGATCGGCCAGCTGCGTCTCATCAGCATCGGCCCCGAGATGCCCATCGCGCAACTGGCCGACGAGATCACCGCGGGCCGCGTGGGCGGCACCTTCAATTCGGTGAACCGGCCGCACAACCGCCTGCTGCAGGACGCTGCCATGAAGGGCCGGCTGAAGATCCCGATGTTCTTCGCCTACGACGTGATCCACGGCCACCGCACCACCTTCCCGATCGGCCTGGGCCTGGCATCGAGCTGGGACATGGAGGCGGTCAAGCTGATGGCCAGCACGGCCGCGAAGGAAGCTGCGGGCGACTCGGTCGACATGACCTTCGCGCCGATGGTCGACATCGCGCGCGACCCGCGCTGGGGCCGCACCTCCGAAGGCTTCGGCGAAGACCCATACCTGGTCTCCGAGATCGCGAAGGCGACGGTCACGGGCTTCCAGGGCACGCGGCCGGTGCCGGCCGATCGCATCATGGCCAGCGTCAAGCACTTCGCGCTGTACGGCGCGGTCGAAGGCGGCCGCGACTACAACACCGTCGACATGAGCCCGATGCGCATGTACAACGAGTACCTGCCGCCCTACCGCGCCGCTATCGACGCCGGCGCCGGTGGCGTGATGGTCGCGCTCAACTCGATCAATGGCGTGCCGGCCACATCGAACACCTGGCTCATGCAGGACCTGCTGCGCAAGGACTGGGGCTTCAAGGGCGTGAGCGTGAGCGACCACGGGGCCATCGTCGAACTCATGCGCCACGGCGTGGCCAAGGACGAGCGCGAAGCCGCCAAGCTGGCGATCAAGAACGGCATCGACCTGAGCATGGCCGACTCGGTCTACTTGAAGGAGCTGCCGGCGCTGGTGCAGTCGGGCGACGTGGCCATGCGCGAGATCGACAACGCGGTGCGCGAGGTGCTGGGCGCCAAGTACGACATGGGCCTGTTCCACAACCCCTACCTGCGCATCGGCGTGGCCAAGGACGACCCGGCCGATCTCGATGCCGAGAGCCGCTTGCACCGGGCCGCGGCGCGCGAGGTCGCCCGCAAGTCGATGGTGCTGCTCGAGAACCGCAACCGCACGCTGCCGCTTGCGAAGTCCAAGACCATCGCATTGGTCGGCCCTCTGGCCGACGCGCCCATCGACATGCTGGGCAGCTGGTCGGCGGCCGGCAATTCGAAGAACGCCGTCACGCTGCGCACCGGCCTGAACACGGCCGTCGGCACGCAGGGCCGCGTGCTCTATGCGCGCGGTGCCAACATCACCAACGACGAAGGCATCGTCAAGTACCTCAACTTCCTGAACTGGGACACGCCCGAGGTCACGCAGGACAAGCGCACGCCCGCCGCGATGATCGACGAGGCCGTGGCCGCGGCGCGCCAGTCCGACGTGATCGTCGCCGCCGTCGGCGAGGCGCGCGGCATGTCGCACGAGTCGTCCAGCCGCACCAACCTCGACCTGCCGCAAAGCCAGCGCGACCTCATCACCGCGCTCAAGGCCACCGGCAAACCGCTGGTGCTGGTGCTCATGAACGGCCGCCCGCTCGCCTTGCAGCGCGAGCAGCAGGAAGCCGACGCGATCCTCGAGACCTGGTACACCGGCATGGAAGGCGGCCACGCCATCGCCGACGTGCTCTTCGGCGACTACAACCCGTCCGGCAAACTGCCCATCTCGTTCCCGCGCTCGGTCGGCCAGATCCCGACCTACTACAACCACGCGCGCCTGGGCCGCCCCTTCACCGAAGGCAAGCCGGGCAACTACACCTCCCAGTATTTCGAGGAAGTCACCGGGCCGCTGTACCCCTTCGGCTACGGCCTGAGCTACACCGACTTCGCGCTGTCCGACGTGGTGCTCTCGGGCGCGACGATGGGTCGCGGCGGCAAGGTCGAGGCGGCGGTCACCGTGAAGAACATGGGCCAGCGCGCCGGCGAGACGGTGGTGCAGCTCTACATCCAGGACGTGGCTGCCTCGGTGGTGCGGCCGGTGAAGGAACTCAAGGACTTCCGCAAGGTGGCGCTGCAGCCGGGCGAGGAGAAGGTGGTGCGCTTCACCATCGACGAATCGAAGCTGAAGTTCTTCAACGCGCAGCTGCAGCACGTGGCCGAGCCGGGCGCCTTCAACGTGCAAATCGGCCTCGATTCGCAGGCCGTGAAGCAGACGAGCTTCGAACTGCGCTAG
- a CDS encoding glucan biosynthesis protein G: protein MTPTARHKKKPSIALLCTGALASLLCAAQAHAFSLDDVTARARALMEKPYVAPVSNLPPVFSSMQFADYQKMQPRTDRFEWRDQPTPFRLNFYHQGMQFNAPVRINEINGDAVQEIKYDPDRFDFGNLSFDKGATSTLGYAGFRVMYPINQPGKDDEIMSFLGASYFRVIGKGQVYGLSSRGLAIDTAPPGGEEFPNFREFWVQRPSGTDKQLVIYALLDSPRATGAYQFILQPGGKDAVVDVQANVFVRGDIKSLGVAPLTSMFLYGPNQQSELKRSFRPAIHDSNGLAIHTGANEWLWRPLNNPKNLAISTFSVDNPKGFGLLQRGREFSRFEDLRDRYDLRPSAWIEPQGNWGKGKVTLMEIPTPDETNDNIVAYWTPDAPTQRGQMLQFAYRMHWTTDEPALHGQDNAWVRQTFHTDGEQLQANLIRALDGSSAFLIDFEGPVLAKLPPGAPLSALVSVGDNAELLENSVQRNPAIKGARVQLRVKVKNPALPVEMRAALMQGDKALSETWSYQLPPNPPPAVAPAATPPLATPANTPAAPSTTAPAAPPAR from the coding sequence ATGACCCCCACCGCACGCCACAAGAAGAAACCATCGATCGCCCTGCTCTGCACCGGTGCGCTTGCGTCGCTGTTGTGCGCCGCGCAGGCGCATGCCTTCTCGCTCGACGACGTGACGGCGCGGGCCCGGGCGCTCATGGAAAAGCCGTACGTAGCGCCGGTGAGCAACTTGCCGCCGGTCTTCAGCAGCATGCAGTTCGCCGACTACCAGAAGATGCAGCCGCGCACCGACCGCTTCGAGTGGCGCGACCAGCCCACGCCCTTCCGCCTGAACTTCTATCACCAGGGCATGCAGTTCAACGCCCCGGTGCGCATCAACGAAATCAACGGCGACGCGGTGCAGGAGATCAAGTACGACCCGGACCGTTTCGACTTCGGCAACCTCAGCTTCGACAAAGGCGCCACGAGCACGCTCGGCTACGCCGGCTTCCGGGTGATGTACCCGATCAACCAGCCGGGCAAGGACGACGAGATCATGAGCTTCCTGGGCGCGAGCTACTTCCGCGTCATCGGCAAGGGCCAGGTCTACGGGCTGTCGAGCCGCGGGCTGGCGATCGACACCGCGCCGCCCGGCGGCGAAGAGTTCCCGAACTTCCGCGAGTTCTGGGTGCAGCGCCCCTCGGGCACCGACAAGCAGTTGGTCATCTACGCGCTGCTCGACTCGCCACGCGCCACGGGGGCCTACCAGTTCATCTTGCAGCCCGGCGGCAAGGACGCGGTGGTCGACGTGCAGGCCAACGTGTTCGTGCGCGGCGACATCAAGTCGTTGGGCGTCGCGCCGCTGACCAGCATGTTCCTCTACGGTCCGAACCAGCAGTCGGAGCTCAAGCGCAGCTTCCGCCCGGCCATCCACGACTCGAACGGCCTGGCGATCCACACCGGCGCCAACGAATGGCTGTGGCGCCCGCTGAACAACCCGAAGAACCTGGCGATCAGCACCTTCAGCGTCGACAACCCGAAGGGCTTCGGCCTGCTGCAGCGCGGCCGCGAGTTCTCGCGCTTCGAAGACCTGCGCGACCGCTACGACCTGCGGCCCAGCGCCTGGATCGAGCCGCAGGGCAACTGGGGCAAGGGCAAGGTCACGCTGATGGAGATCCCGACGCCCGACGAGACCAACGACAACATCGTCGCCTACTGGACGCCCGACGCGCCGACGCAGCGCGGCCAGATGCTGCAGTTCGCCTACCGGATGCACTGGACCACCGACGAGCCGGCGCTGCACGGCCAGGACAACGCCTGGGTGCGCCAGACCTTCCACACCGACGGCGAACAGTTGCAGGCCAACCTGATCCGCGCGCTCGACGGCAGCAGCGCCTTCCTGATCGACTTCGAAGGGCCGGTGCTGGCCAAGCTGCCGCCCGGTGCGCCGCTGAGCGCGTTGGTGAGCGTGGGCGACAACGCCGAGCTGCTGGAGAACTCGGTGCAGCGCAACCCGGCCATCAAGGGCGCGCGCGTGCAGCTGCGGGTCAAGGTGAAGAACCCGGCCCTGCCGGTGGAGATGCGCGCGGCCCTGATGCAGGGCGACAAGGCGCTGAGCGAAACCTGGAGCTACCAGCTGCCGCCGAACCCGCCACCGGCCGTCGCGCCTGCGGCGACGCCCCCGCTCGCCACACCGGCCAACACCCCGGCGGCCCCATCGACCACCGCACCGGCCGCCCCGCCGGCGCGCTGA
- a CDS encoding MFS transporter, with product MRSSPLTTNRPLVIASIMASMAMVAIEATIVSTVMPQIASSLGGLHLYSWVFASFLLAQTAMTVVFGKLSDLYGRKPVMFAGIAIFLVGSVLAGFAWSMPAMIAFRLIQGVGAGAIQPVALTIVGDLYPVRERGKVQGYLASVWAVSAVLGPMLGALIVQKLSWAWIFWINIPIGLLAAAGFWFFLREAPSVRRSSIDLIGALLFTVGIAALMIALTEFGIGNNGTAGAWALCFVVAAGLFVVQERRAPDPMVSFRLWGARVIATVNGASMLVGMSLIGITTFLPMYVLVVLERSSVVAGLALTMVMLGWPLGATLASRTFHRFGLWRVVFAGSALIPLGALAFVLLRPGSSPMLAGAGSFVIGLGFGLLSLGSLILIQESVELSQRGIATASNIFSRNLGSALGATFFGAIFNVGLSRANGGALISEEQLRQLLQGAHGGTAPTVSDTAIRAALAGSLQFTFLMMLVVTLGIVVLALVLPRQGLGMRTAESPTKEALPQNLH from the coding sequence ATGCGCTCATCCCCCCTTACAACGAACCGGCCGCTGGTCATCGCGTCGATCATGGCCTCGATGGCAATGGTGGCGATCGAGGCCACCATCGTCTCCACCGTGATGCCGCAGATCGCCTCGTCGCTGGGCGGGCTGCACCTCTACAGCTGGGTCTTCGCGTCCTTCCTGCTGGCGCAGACGGCCATGACCGTGGTCTTCGGCAAGCTTTCCGACCTGTATGGGCGCAAACCGGTGATGTTCGCGGGCATCGCGATCTTCCTGGTGGGCTCGGTGCTCGCGGGCTTCGCCTGGTCGATGCCCGCGATGATCGCCTTCCGCCTGATCCAGGGCGTCGGCGCGGGCGCCATCCAGCCGGTGGCACTCACCATCGTCGGCGACCTGTACCCGGTGCGCGAGCGCGGCAAGGTGCAGGGCTACCTGGCCAGCGTGTGGGCGGTGTCGGCCGTGCTCGGGCCGATGCTCGGCGCGCTCATCGTCCAGAAGCTGTCCTGGGCCTGGATCTTCTGGATCAACATCCCGATCGGGCTGCTGGCGGCGGCGGGCTTCTGGTTCTTCCTGCGTGAAGCGCCGTCGGTGCGTCGCAGCAGCATCGATCTGATCGGCGCCCTGCTCTTCACGGTCGGCATCGCCGCCCTGATGATCGCGCTCACCGAATTCGGCATCGGCAACAACGGCACGGCAGGCGCCTGGGCGCTCTGCTTCGTCGTGGCGGCCGGCCTCTTCGTCGTGCAGGAGCGCCGCGCGCCCGACCCGATGGTCTCGTTCCGCCTGTGGGGGGCGCGGGTGATCGCGACCGTCAACGGCGCGTCGATGCTGGTGGGCATGTCGCTCATCGGCATCACGACCTTCCTGCCGATGTATGTGCTGGTGGTGCTCGAGCGTTCGTCGGTGGTGGCCGGGCTGGCCCTCACGATGGTGATGCTCGGCTGGCCGCTGGGTGCCACCCTCGCCTCCCGCACCTTCCATCGCTTCGGTCTGTGGCGCGTGGTCTTCGCGGGGTCGGCCCTGATCCCGCTGGGCGCGCTGGCCTTCGTGCTGCTGCGGCCCGGCAGCTCGCCGATGCTGGCCGGCGCGGGCTCCTTCGTCATCGGCCTGGGCTTCGGCCTGCTGAGCCTGGGCTCGCTGATCCTCATCCAGGAATCGGTCGAACTCTCGCAGCGGGGCATCGCGACCGCATCGAACATCTTCTCGCGCAACCTCGGCAGCGCGCTGGGCGCCACCTTCTTCGGTGCCATCTTCAACGTGGGCCTGAGCCGTGCGAACGGCGGCGCGTTGATCTCGGAAGAGCAGTTGCGCCAGCTGCTGCAGGGCGCGCATGGCGGCACCGCCCCCACCGTCAGCGATACCGCCATCCGCGCGGCGCTGGCCGGCTCGCTGCAGTTCACCTTCCTGATGAT